GCGGTCGCGGGTGGCGCGTGGCCGTAGCGCTGCGCCCCCCACGCACCAGAAGTCGGCACGATCGCAGACCGACTTGAGGTCGCCCGGACGTGGCGAGCGCCCGTCCCTCTAGGCAGAGGGTAATCGCCGGCATGCCGGCGCGGGGCGGCTGGTCAGGCGCTGCCGAGGTCCGTGACGCCTACCGTGCCCCCTCCACCGAGCAGCGGCACCGAGTCCTCGTCTCTGTGCCCGCTCAGCGCCTGGTCAGCGTCCGGTCAGCGCCCGGTCGGGACGGTCAGCTCCGCGACAGCGGCCGCGGACATGATCCCGATCGGGGCGTCCTGCCCGGTCCACCGGCGGTAGCTCGCCGCCGCCTGCGCGACCAGCATCCCCAGGCCGTGGTGCGCCTCGGCCCCGGACGCACGCGCCGCCTCGAGGAACGGCGTCTCGGCGGGTCGGTAGACCAGGTCGAGCGCCATCTGGTCCGCGCGGAGCTGGTGGAAGGGGTCGGGCAGGGGCTCACCGGCCATCCCCAGTGGGGTGGCGTTGATCGCCAGGACCGACTCCGCGACGGCCTCGCCCACCCAGGTGTCCTCGTCCAGGCCGATGGCGCGCCCCTGCGGCGCCCCGCACCGCTCCGCCAGCCCGGCCAGGTCGTCGGCGGCGTCGCGTCGCCGCCCGATGACGGTGACCGGCACCCCGACGCGGCCCAACGCCACCACGCAGGCACGGGCTGCCCCGCCTGTGCCGAGCACCACGGTTGGGGCGCCGGGTGGCAGGTTGAAGTCCTCCTGCAGGACCCTTCCCAGGCCCACCGCGTCGGTGTTGTCCCCGACCAGCCCCTCGGGACCCCACACCAGCGTGTTGACGGCGCCGACGAGACGCGCTTCGTCCGTGAGCCGATCGCACAGGCCGGTGACCTCCTCCTTGTGCGGGACGGTGACGTTGGCGCCGATCGCTCCGACAGCGCCGAGCGCCTCGACGACCGTGGCGAGCGCGTCCGGGGGTGTGGGCAGCACGACGTAGACGAGGTCCAGTCCCTGCTCACGGAACGCGCTGTTATGCATCACCGGCGACAGCGAGTGGCGGACCGGCCAACCGAGCAGGACCACGAGCCGGGTGGAGGCCGTCGGCCAGCGGGCGTTCACGACCCGGCCGGGCTCGGTGTCGCCGCCGTCGGTCCGGGTCGTGGGCGGTCGCGGAGCCTCTCGTACTCGGCCTTGTTGCGCTTGTGTTCCTCGAAGGTCTCGGCGAAGGCGTGGCGGCCTTCCTCGTCCTTGATCACGTAGTAGAGGTGGTCGGTGTCCGCGGGCGAGAAGGCGGCTTCGATCGCGGCGCGGCCCGGCGACGCGATCGGGGTGGGTGGCAGGCCGGCCCGCTGGTAGAGGTTGTACGGCGAATCGACGGTCAAGTACTCGCCGGCGACCCGGTCGGTGTGCTCCCCCACCGCGTAGATGTTCGCAGCGTCGACCTGCAGCGGTTGCCCCGCCTCCAGACGGTTGTAGATGACGCCTGAGACGAGAGCGCGTTCCTCCGCGACCCTGACCTCCTCTTCGATGAGGCTCGCGATGACGAGCACCTCGTAGCGGTCGTAGCCGCGGGCCGCGGCCGCCTGGATCGACTCGTCCGGGACGGAATCGACCACCGAGGCGAGCTCGTCCACCATGCGCTGCAGGACCGCCTGTGGGGTCGCTCGTTTCGTGGAGAACTCGTA
This sequence is a window from Actinomycetota bacterium. Protein-coding genes within it:
- the aroE gene encoding shikimate dehydrogenase; this translates as MNARWPTASTRLVVLLGWPVRHSLSPVMHNSAFREQGLDLVYVVLPTPPDALATVVEALGAVGAIGANVTVPHKEEVTGLCDRLTDEARLVGAVNTLVWGPEGLVGDNTDAVGLGRVLQEDFNLPPGAPTVVLGTGGAARACVVALGRVGVPVTVIGRRRDAADDLAGLAERCGAPQGRAIGLDEDTWVGEAVAESVLAINATPLGMAGEPLPDPFHQLRADQMALDLVYRPAETPFLEAARASGAEAHHGLGMLVAQAAASYRRWTGQDAPIGIMSAAAVAELTVPTGR
- the mltG gene encoding endolytic transglycosylase MltG, which produces MALSRGAKWVLVVLVAGVAAVGGGLAYVAWSLGGEPGEGQPVSVEIAEGSTAATVAQELEDKDVVRSAWAFRLKARSRGLDRQLQAGTYDFETGMSVDQVIDRFLAGPRTPASFRFTIPEGWTVDQILARLGEESPFSVDEYRTVLADRQVSVPDWVPPLQDFPAGVRSPYEGLLFPETYEFSTKRATPQAVLQRMVDELASVVDSVPDESIQAAAARGYDRYEVLVIASLIEEEVRVAEERALVSGVIYNRLEAGQPLQVDAANIYAVGEHTDRVAGEYLTVDSPYNLYQRAGLPPTPIASPGRAAIEAAFSPADTDHLYYVIKDEEGRHAFAETFEEHKRNKAEYERLRDRPRPGPTAATPSPAGS